TCCTGCTATTATAATCCCGCTCTGGATTTCTGATATGTTACAAATAACCCCATTTTCAAACCTCATCCCATTGTGGGTAACTAATAGTATTGCATCAGTTTGCTTATCAAACATATTTCTCATTGGCGCCATCCATTACTGTACCCGCCGCATGATATCTCTGCGATTCTTAAATCTCAGAGGGCATGTTGAATCTAAGAAAAAATTCTCATTCGTTGATGGATTCAAACTCATCTTAGAACAGCTTAGTCGCGCTACAACACATGCAGAACTGCGCCACATTACCCAAACATTATTTAAAGAAGCATTTAATACCCCCCTGCATAAAACAATGCTCTATATCAGACAATCAAAAAAACAGGTACCGATCGAATCAATCGTACAAACAGAAACTGATAAATTTCAGTCATTAGTTGAAAGCTTCATTGATACGCATGGACCAGAAATTCTTGAAGAAGGAAAACATGCAAAAATTTTTATATACGATGAACTAGAATTTAATAACTTTTATGCAAAAACGAAAATGTACAATCCAGTTATTAATTTTCTTGAAACAATTGATGCGGATATTTTTATACCCTTGTATGAAAAAAACAACATGATCGGGTATATCATTGTTGAACGCCATGTTCGAAGCAACAGCTTCTATGGGGACACCGAACGAGACGAAATGCTTGTTTATTCAAGCTATCTCAGCAATATAATATCTCTACTACAAACAAAAAATCTCAATCTTATACTACAACAAGAAAAAGAACTCAAAGAAGAACTCTACCACAAAAATCAAGAAATCAATCAATACAAAGAGAGCATCCGCTCATTCATCCGTACGGTAAAAGATAAAGAAATTGGGATTATATTTTATAAAAGTCGCAACTTTATTTTTGGTAACAAAGCAGCAAAAGAGTTGATTCAAATCAACCTGAACGCCCAAGAAGGACATCCCATTACCAAAACATTAAAAAATGTTGCACGACAAGTTGAAGAGTATAAAACAGCGATAACGCAATTTACCTTCGACACTGAAGGGAAAAAAATAATTATTTCTGGCATGCCTAATTTAGACAAAAACAATGTGATCATAACTATCTACTACCCAGAGATATCTGACATTATCAAAAAACAGATTGAACTGCTCAAAGATCCTTCCATGTGGGATTATCTCCTGTACTTAGAAACTACTGAGTCAGGAAAACTCATTAATAAGCTCATTCCGAGTTCAAGTGAAACAATACTACAATTTAAAATCGAGCTACTTAAATTGGCCCTTACGAAAAAGAGTCTTTTACTTGAAATGCCCGATGATGACATAATACCAACAGTAGAAATCATCCATCATATTAGTTTGAGAGAAACATTACACCGATTAAAACTCCATGGCCCTGTGCAATCAAATGAAACAATAATCAAATTATTTGGTATCAATCCAATCCTCGGCATCAAACAACCTGAACAAGCATTACTTGAACAGCTTGATGAAACAGGTACTTTATTTATCGAGAATGTGCATTTACTTGACCTGGAAAGCCAGGAACATCTTGCTGAGTTTTTACAATATGGTCTCTATCGTCTCTATAAAAGTGATCAAAAAGTACCAAGTACCGCACGAGTTATCTGCTCTACAAATCAAAACTTACAAACATGCATACAAGACGGCACATTCTCAAAGAATCTTTTTGCTGTTCTAAAACAG
Above is a genomic segment from Candidatus Babeliales bacterium containing:
- a CDS encoding sigma 54-interacting transcriptional regulator → MFTVTTLFFILKIYIIARLVSQRFAKTYLHRSWILLILVLIGSATSDLTWIFYLVRNLWVPSIPYPAYLCILRIAWGMTAVQYQSLTLFLESLVDQSTHLSPRQKIFTFISCCFLLWTIIIACIDFNCSIPTDRMPIEFLIRQVEIIYLSYILIPSTICVIIWKTYNSTLPRILKQQIKVLLPAIIIPLWISDMLQITPFSNLIPLWVTNSIASVCLSNIFLIGAIHYCTRRMISLRFLNLRGHVESKKKFSFVDGFKLILEQLSRATTHAELRHITQTLFKEAFNTPLHKTMLYIRQSKKQVPIESIVQTETDKFQSLVESFIDTHGPEILEEGKHAKIFIYDELEFNNFYAKTKMYNPVINFLETIDADIFIPLYEKNNMIGYIIVERHVRSNSFYGDTERDEMLVYSSYLSNIISLLQTKNLNLILQQEKELKEELYHKNQEINQYKESIRSFIRTVKDKEIGIIFYKSRNFIFGNKAAKELIQINLNAQEGHPITKTLKNVARQVEEYKTAITQFTFDTEGKKIIISGMPNLDKNNVIITIYYPEISDIIKKQIELLKDPSMWDYLLYLETTESGKLINKLIPSSSETILQFKIELLKLALTKKSLLLEMPDDDIIPTVEIIHHISLRETLHRLKLHGPVQSNETIIKLFGINPILGIKQPEQALLEQLDETGTLFIENVHLLDLESQEHLAEFLQYGLYRLYKSDQKVPSTARVICSTNQNLQTCIQDGTFSKNLFAVLKQTALHLPSLLSLPEQELSLLVDGFAEQIIQSQPLKSLLELTPTEKSQIAHNRPVSLHELKNKVQLLLTNRSKKNQIYDETKFDPAYQLTDPQLIEAARLGKHALKDPRIMTILWNKFKSQAKIATFLGVNRSSINRRCKDYNLL